A single window of Flavobacterium sp. 140616W15 DNA harbors:
- a CDS encoding methyltransferase domain-containing protein codes for MAWNPEKYNEFKALRYKPFFDLVAHIVDKPNMKVIDLGCGTGELTHMLSERLTNPSVKGIDSSKEMLEKAKKITSIQFDQKTIEEQINTGEKWDLIFANASIQWVDNHEELFPKIISLLNSDGQLAIQMPCQNENLLNQIVIELVQEEPYKSALNNWKRLSPVLSMDDYAQILFENNGTDILIYQKVYPMIASSHDELYEFILGSTLVPYFERLKGEIKEQFIKEFKIRIAKRFSKTPSLYAFKRILLYAKF; via the coding sequence ATGGCATGGAATCCTGAAAAATACAACGAGTTTAAAGCACTTCGCTACAAACCTTTCTTTGATTTGGTTGCCCATATTGTGGATAAACCAAATATGAAAGTCATTGATTTAGGTTGTGGAACTGGAGAGTTAACCCATATGCTATCCGAAAGACTAACTAATCCATCAGTAAAAGGCATCGATTCCTCGAAAGAAATGCTGGAAAAGGCCAAAAAAATTACCTCGATACAATTTGATCAAAAAACAATTGAAGAACAAATCAATACGGGAGAAAAATGGGATTTAATTTTTGCAAATGCATCTATTCAATGGGTAGATAATCATGAAGAATTATTTCCTAAAATTATATCATTATTAAATTCCGATGGACAATTGGCAATCCAAATGCCTTGTCAAAACGAAAATTTACTCAATCAGATTGTAATCGAATTGGTTCAGGAAGAACCGTATAAAAGTGCATTGAATAATTGGAAACGACTTTCTCCAGTGCTCTCAATGGATGATTACGCACAAATTTTATTCGAAAATAACGGTACCGATATACTAATTTACCAAAAAGTATATCCCATGATAGCTAGCTCTCATGACGAATTATATGAGTTCATTCTAGGTTCAACATTAGTTCCGTATTTCGAAAGATTAAAAGGCGAAATTAAAGAACAATTCATCAAAGAATTTAAAATAAGAATCGCCAAAAGGTTTAGTAAAACACCATCATTATACGCATTCAAAAGAATCCTCTTATATGCAAAATTCTAA
- a CDS encoding SRPBCC family protein yields MSSNPKSVEAQMLIRKPAAIVFNAFIDPNVTKNFWFTKGSDKLTVGKNIIWEWEMYNVSTTVFVKEIIENEKISIEWNEPKTTVDFEFKKITDDTTYVVIKNYGFDKEGDELLNIIKDATGGFTTVLDGLKAYLEHNINLNLIADKFPKEAFNK; encoded by the coding sequence ATGAGTAGCAATCCAAAATCTGTTGAAGCTCAAATGCTGATAAGAAAACCAGCTGCAATTGTTTTTAATGCATTTATTGACCCAAATGTAACAAAGAACTTTTGGTTTACAAAAGGAAGTGATAAACTGACTGTAGGCAAAAACATAATCTGGGAATGGGAAATGTATAACGTATCAACGACTGTTTTTGTAAAAGAGATTATCGAAAACGAAAAAATTTCTATTGAATGGAATGAACCTAAAACAACCGTTGATTTCGAATTCAAAAAAATAACAGACGATACCACTTATGTAGTTATCAAAAACTATGGCTTTGATAAAGAAGGCGACGAACTCTTAAATATAATCAAAGATGCTACTGGCGGATTTACTACAGTTCTCGATGGATTAAAAGCCTATTTAGAGCATAATATCAACCTGAACCTTATAGCCGATAAATTCCCTAAAGAAGCTTTTAACAAATAA
- a CDS encoding bifunctional 2-polyprenyl-6-hydroxyphenol methylase/3-demethylubiquinol 3-O-methyltransferase UbiG gives MSSENNYIEVNKESWNSRVESHLKSDFYDLKGFLKGNTSLNSIELELLGDIKRKSILHLQCHFGQDTISLARLGATVTGVDLSDKAIDGANKLAKEANVEASFICCDIYDLPNHLNQKFDIIFTSYGAIPWLPDLDKWAKLISDFLKPNGKLIFAEFHPVVWMFDDNFEKVGYNYFNSGAIIETQEGTYADKNAPIQLEYVCWNHSMSEVINSLIKNGLELNSLNEFDYSPYNCFNNTIEFEPKKYRIKHLENKIPMVYSIAATKK, from the coding sequence ATGAGCTCAGAAAACAATTATATAGAAGTGAATAAAGAATCATGGAACAGTCGGGTTGAGTCACATCTTAAATCTGATTTTTATGATTTAAAAGGTTTCCTAAAAGGAAATACTTCATTAAACAGTATCGAATTAGAATTACTAGGTGATATAAAAAGAAAATCAATCCTGCATTTGCAATGTCATTTTGGTCAAGACACCATTTCTTTAGCAAGACTTGGCGCAACTGTTACGGGTGTCGATTTATCAGACAAAGCAATAGATGGCGCAAACAAACTAGCAAAAGAAGCAAATGTTGAAGCATCATTTATATGTTGTGACATCTACGACTTACCAAACCATCTAAACCAGAAATTCGATATTATCTTTACAAGTTACGGAGCGATTCCATGGCTACCAGACCTCGATAAATGGGCAAAATTAATCTCTGATTTCCTTAAGCCAAATGGAAAATTAATCTTTGCAGAATTTCATCCAGTCGTTTGGATGTTTGATGATAATTTTGAAAAAGTAGGATATAATTATTTCAACTCGGGAGCAATAATAGAAACTCAAGAAGGAACCTACGCCGATAAAAATGCTCCAATACAACTAGAATATGTATGCTGGAATCATAGCATGAGTGAGGTAATAAATAGCCTAATTAAAAACGGGCTGGAGCTAAATTCCTTAAATGAATTTGATTATTCGCCATACAATTGCTTCAATAACACCATAGAATTTGAACCAAAAAAATACAGAATAAAACATCTGGAAAATAAAATACCAATGGTGTATTCAATAGCTGCAACAAAAAAATAG
- a CDS encoding DUF3995 domain-containing protein, whose amino-acid sequence MQTTIGFILVSIFLFLAGIHIYWGFGGKWGNDAAIPTTENNKKVIDPKLKECLVVAIALLSLSVIVLVKSEIIAFSLPNWLQEYGLWIISILFIVRAIGEFKYVGFFKKVKTTKFAQMDTKYFSPLCLLISFLAMTLAFTT is encoded by the coding sequence ATGCAAACAACAATTGGATTTATTCTCGTTTCCATTTTTCTATTCCTGGCTGGAATCCATATTTATTGGGGATTTGGCGGAAAATGGGGAAATGATGCCGCAATACCAACAACCGAAAACAACAAAAAAGTAATCGATCCAAAACTAAAAGAATGCTTGGTAGTTGCAATTGCACTACTTAGTCTTTCGGTTATCGTTTTAGTAAAATCCGAAATAATAGCTTTTAGTTTACCTAATTGGCTGCAAGAATATGGGCTTTGGATTATTTCGATATTGTTTATTGTGAGGGCAATTGGCGAATTCAAATATGTGGGATTTTTCAAAAAAGTCAAGACCACAAAATTTGCACAAATGGACACAAAATACTTCTCACCATTATGTTTATTAATTTCTTTTTTAGCAATGACGTTAGCATTTACAACATGA
- a CDS encoding GyrI-like domain-containing protein, which translates to MELITIEEFFIIGLSIRTTNENEQSATDIPALWNKFMTENTIENIPNKIDSSIYSVYTEYEKDYTKPYTTILGCKVSSLDNIPAGMTGKTIAKETYKQFTAKGNLADGIVIQKWIEIWNTDLNRKYTADFEIYGEKASNPENAEVPIFIAL; encoded by the coding sequence ATGGAATTAATTACTATCGAAGAGTTTTTCATTATAGGTTTATCGATAAGAACTACCAATGAAAATGAACAATCAGCAACGGATATTCCTGCACTTTGGAATAAATTCATGACTGAAAATACAATCGAAAATATCCCGAATAAAATAGACAGCTCTATCTATTCTGTCTACACCGAATATGAAAAAGATTATACCAAACCATACACTACAATTTTAGGTTGTAAAGTTTCAAGTTTAGACAATATCCCAGCTGGAATGACAGGAAAAACTATTGCAAAAGAAACCTACAAACAATTTACAGCCAAAGGGAATTTAGCAGATGGTATAGTAATCCAGAAATGGATAGAAATTTGGAATACTGACCTCAACAGAAAATACACTGCCGATTTTGAGATATATGGAGAAAAAGCATCCAACCCTGAAAATGCTGAAGTGCCTATTTTCATAGCTCTTTAG
- a CDS encoding Crp/Fnr family transcriptional regulator, which produces MQPNLIEHIKKYVELNDEQTQLVLANIKPIALKKKSYLLEEGQICSSLYFVEKGCLRFFFINDKGTEQITQFAIENWWIADYMSFDTQSPSQFYIQAIENTEVYAFDYHNQEKVFSQLPQLERYFRLVLHRAYSAAQLRMKYLYDFTKEESYQHFITRFPEFVQRIPQYMLASYLNLTPEYLSEIRKNTF; this is translated from the coding sequence ATGCAACCAAACCTAATTGAACATATAAAAAAGTACGTCGAACTAAACGATGAACAAACTCAATTGGTTTTGGCTAATATCAAGCCTATTGCCCTAAAAAAGAAAAGCTATTTACTAGAAGAAGGACAAATATGTTCTTCACTTTATTTTGTGGAAAAAGGATGTTTGCGTTTCTTCTTTATCAATGATAAAGGAACCGAACAAATCACACAATTTGCAATCGAAAACTGGTGGATTGCCGATTATATGAGTTTTGATACACAATCGCCATCACAATTTTACATTCAGGCAATCGAAAACACTGAAGTATATGCTTTTGATTATCACAATCAGGAAAAAGTATTTAGCCAATTACCACAACTCGAACGTTACTTCCGTCTTGTTTTACATAGAGCTTATTCGGCTGCTCAATTGCGAATGAAGTATTTATACGATTTTACAAAAGAAGAGAGTTATCAGCATTTTATCACCCGATTTCCTGAGTTTGTACAGCGTATCCCGCAATATATGTTGGCATCCTACCTAAATCTTACTCCAGAATATTTAAGCGAAATAAGAAAAAACACCTTTTAA
- a CDS encoding carboxymuconolactone decarboxylase family protein — protein sequence MSKRIKIAQTQPTAIKPLLDLNTYLDSTPLTHTHHELIKIRTSQINGCAYCIDLHTKDARKYGETEQRIYLLNAWREVDFYSEEERAILALTEEITLISNGGVSDETYQKAASLFDENYLSNIIMAIITINAWNRIGVTTEMKPALTR from the coding sequence ATGAGTAAGAGAATTAAAATTGCACAAACCCAACCAACAGCAATAAAACCATTATTGGATTTGAATACCTACTTAGATTCAACTCCTTTAACCCACACACATCACGAATTAATAAAAATTAGAACATCACAAATAAACGGCTGTGCGTATTGCATCGATTTACATACAAAAGATGCCCGCAAATATGGCGAAACCGAACAACGTATTTATTTATTGAATGCTTGGAGAGAAGTTGATTTTTACTCAGAAGAAGAAAGAGCAATTTTAGCTCTGACCGAAGAAATTACATTAATCAGTAACGGAGGAGTTTCAGACGAAACCTATCAAAAAGCTGCTAGTTTATTTGATGAAAACTATTTGTCAAATATCATAATGGCTATTATTACAATAAATGCCTGGAACAGAATTGGGGTTACAACCGAAATGAAACCAGCTCTAACTCGCTAA
- a CDS encoding L-serine ammonia-lyase produces MEECISVFDMLKIGVGPSSSHTLGPWRAAERFLAELKSENLFSQITRVKVDLYGSLSLTGKGHATDLAVMLGLSGQDPEYIPINDIAGIIKSIEETNTIILGNEITIPFFFLQDIIFNKEFLPFHANGLKFTAYAKDDSEYESIFYSIGGGFVVKEERENAKIKSEIKCAFPFPIQNAAELLNYTIAQNKSISEIVYENEKSMRSEEFINNELMRIWNTMLECMYIGCHSEGILPGGLNVRRRAFDMHQNLIGLSNYNSPQTWLEEIRKTEVKFRQILKWVSCFALAVNEVNAALGRVVTAPTNGSAGVIPAVLMYYLVIENHNAGEKEIKQFLMVAGEIGSIFKKGSTISAAMGGCQAEIGVSSSMAAAALCELMGGTPAQVLMAAEIAMEHHLGLTCDPIGGLVQIPCIERNTMGAIKAINAAELALETDSKNAKVPLDKVIDTMWQTAKDMNSKYKETSEGGLAIAVNMADC; encoded by the coding sequence ATGGAAGAATGTATATCGGTTTTTGATATGCTTAAGATTGGTGTAGGACCTTCAAGCTCACACACCCTTGGACCTTGGCGTGCAGCAGAACGTTTTCTAGCTGAGTTAAAAAGTGAAAATCTGTTTTCTCAAATCACTCGTGTCAAAGTCGATTTGTATGGCTCTCTTTCTTTAACGGGAAAAGGTCATGCTACCGATTTGGCAGTTATGTTAGGATTAAGCGGTCAAGATCCCGAATATATTCCTATAAATGACATTGCAGGAATTATCAAATCTATCGAAGAAACTAATACAATTATCCTTGGAAATGAGATAACGATTCCGTTTTTCTTTTTACAAGATATTATTTTCAATAAAGAATTCTTGCCGTTTCATGCCAATGGTTTAAAATTTACGGCCTATGCCAAAGATGATTCTGAATACGAGTCTATCTTCTACTCTATTGGTGGAGGATTTGTAGTCAAAGAAGAGCGTGAAAATGCCAAAATAAAATCGGAGATCAAATGTGCTTTTCCGTTTCCTATACAAAACGCAGCAGAACTTTTAAATTATACCATTGCTCAAAACAAATCCATTTCGGAAATAGTTTATGAGAATGAAAAATCGATGCGTTCTGAAGAATTCATTAATAACGAATTAATGCGCATTTGGAATACAATGCTAGAATGTATGTACATCGGTTGTCACTCTGAAGGAATACTTCCTGGTGGACTAAATGTGCGTCGTAGAGCATTTGATATGCACCAAAACCTCATCGGTTTATCTAATTATAATTCTCCACAAACATGGCTAGAAGAAATAAGAAAAACCGAAGTAAAATTTCGTCAAATCCTAAAATGGGTAAGTTGTTTTGCACTTGCGGTAAATGAAGTTAATGCAGCTTTAGGACGAGTGGTTACTGCTCCTACCAATGGTAGTGCTGGAGTAATTCCTGCCGTTTTAATGTATTATCTAGTAATCGAGAACCATAATGCAGGCGAAAAAGAAATCAAACAATTCCTGATGGTTGCAGGCGAAATAGGAAGTATCTTCAAAAAAGGTTCTACAATTTCTGCAGCAATGGGAGGCTGTCAAGCCGAAATAGGTGTTTCATCATCTATGGCAGCAGCAGCACTTTGCGAATTAATGGGCGGAACTCCTGCACAAGTTTTAATGGCTGCCGAAATCGCCATGGAACATCACTTAGGATTAACCTGTGACCCAATTGGAGGATTAGTACAAATACCTTGTATCGAAAGAAATACTATGGGAGCTATAAAAGCGATCAATGCAGCTGAATTAGCTTTAGAAACCGATTCGAAAAATGCAAAAGTACCACTAGATAAAGTCATCGATACTATGTGGCAAACTGCAAAAGATATGAATTCTAAATACAAAGAAACCTCCGAAGGAGGATTAGCAATTGCCGTGAATATGGCGGATTGCTAG
- a CDS encoding ATP-binding protein, which produces MKIKTKLNLGVGLLFLMIIILSLVSAFYIFLIKEDTENILKANYNTLEYSRNMLTSLDTANDTDNKAIVFFRDNLKKQLINVTENGEDKATNNLQESFNKLEHNWNNEALKSQVRQDIFAIMKLNMDAMKLKGDIAKKTAETANFSIAIVGTLCFLIAFNLLINLPNNIANPIKELTESIRQIANKNYSERVHFMNHNEFGDLAKSFNTMAEKLKEYHDSNLYKLSFEKKRLETLINNMHDPIIGLDNQGKVLFVNDEALKIIGMKSEEVIGELATTLALKNDLMKSLIINDLESTKAHPMKIFADGKESYFDKEKVTIAITPTGEDEAINIGEVIILRNITLFKELDFAKTNFIATVSHELKTPISSIKLSLQLLEKPNTGAINEEQKQLIDSIKDDSQRLLKITGELLDLAQLETGNIKLNIGQCSPYKVIEYALEAVKVQAEQKQIELIVESESNLADIKADSEKTTWVMINFLTNAIRYSYEKSSITVKLKKEKNQIVFEVVDTGKGIDSHYKSKVFDKFFQIPGSHKSGTGLGLSISKEFIEAQNGTIGVESELGLGSSFWFKLLKA; this is translated from the coding sequence ATGAAAATTAAAACAAAATTAAATCTGGGTGTTGGATTGTTATTCTTAATGATAATTATTCTTTCATTAGTAAGTGCCTTTTATATTTTTTTGATAAAAGAGGACACCGAAAATATCTTGAAAGCAAATTATAATACATTAGAATATTCTAGGAATATGCTGACTTCGCTTGATACAGCAAATGATACTGATAATAAAGCAATTGTTTTTTTTAGAGATAATTTGAAAAAACAACTTATTAATGTAACAGAAAATGGGGAAGACAAAGCGACAAATAATTTGCAAGAAAGTTTTAATAAATTAGAGCATAATTGGAATAATGAAGCATTAAAAAGTCAGGTACGCCAAGATATTTTTGCAATCATGAAACTCAATATGGATGCAATGAAACTGAAAGGGGATATTGCAAAAAAAACTGCAGAAACGGCTAATTTTTCGATTGCAATTGTTGGTACACTTTGTTTTTTAATTGCGTTTAATTTATTAATTAATCTACCCAATAATATTGCAAATCCAATCAAAGAATTGACAGAAAGTATTAGGCAAATCGCTAATAAAAACTATTCAGAACGTGTTCATTTTATGAATCATAACGAATTTGGTGATTTGGCAAAATCATTTAATACAATGGCAGAGAAGCTCAAAGAATATCATGATAGTAATTTATATAAATTATCATTCGAGAAGAAACGCTTAGAGACTTTAATAAACAATATGCATGATCCGATAATTGGGCTAGATAATCAAGGAAAAGTTTTATTTGTAAATGATGAAGCACTTAAGATTATTGGAATGAAATCGGAAGAAGTAATTGGCGAATTGGCTACAACTTTGGCTTTAAAAAACGATTTGATGAAATCTTTAATCATTAATGATCTTGAAAGTACAAAAGCACATCCTATGAAAATTTTTGCCGATGGAAAAGAAAGTTATTTTGATAAGGAGAAGGTTACTATTGCAATTACACCAACAGGAGAGGATGAAGCTATTAATATAGGGGAAGTAATTATTTTACGAAATATTACACTGTTTAAAGAACTTGACTTTGCTAAAACTAATTTTATAGCAACAGTTTCACATGAGTTAAAAACTCCTATTTCGTCAATTAAATTAAGTCTTCAATTATTAGAAAAGCCTAATACAGGTGCCATTAATGAAGAACAGAAACAATTAATTGATAGTATTAAGGATGATAGCCAGCGTTTGTTGAAAATTACGGGTGAATTACTTGATTTGGCACAACTAGAAACGGGTAATATCAAACTTAATATTGGACAATGTAGTCCGTATAAAGTGATAGAATACGCTCTGGAAGCTGTAAAAGTTCAAGCAGAACAAAAACAAATTGAATTGATTGTCGAAAGTGAATCTAATCTTGCAGATATTAAAGCCGACTCGGAGAAAACGACTTGGGTGATGATTAATTTCTTAACGAATGCTATCAGATATTCTTATGAAAAAAGTAGTATAACAGTTAAACTTAAAAAAGAGAAAAATCAGATTGTTTTTGAGGTAGTCGATACTGGAAAAGGTATTGATAGTCATTATAAGTCGAAAGTATTTGATAAATTTTTCCAGATACCAGGAAGCCATAAATCAGGAACAGGACTTGGCTTGTCGATTAGTAAAGAATTTATCGAAGCACAAAACGGAACTATTGGTGTAGAAAGTGAGTTGGGATTAGGAAGTTCTTTTTGGTTTAAACTGTTGAAAGCCTAG
- a CDS encoding sensor protein KdpD, with protein sequence MDSEKENNVKHFLDLIQKSRKGKFKVYIGMSAGVGKTFRMLQEAHTLLKNGIDVKIGYIETHNRKETHELLDGLPVIPRRSIFYKGKQLEEMDVQAIINLRPEVVIVDELAHTNIEGSKNEKRWQDVLEILESGINVISAVNIQHIESLNQDVKRITNVDVKERIPDNVLRLADEVVNIDLTSEDLIDRLKEGKIYTADKIQTALNNFFKSDQILQLRELALKEVASQVVRKVENEVPKTQALRHEKLLACISSNEKTAKNIIRKTARLASYYNSDWYVLYVQLPKESSDKIALDKQRHLINNFKLATELGAEVIKIEGTNITNTILTIVEQKQITTVCIGKPHFNLFKVILSTSIFRRLLNRLSLSNVDLVVLS encoded by the coding sequence ATGGATAGCGAAAAGGAAAATAATGTTAAGCACTTTCTCGATTTAATTCAGAAATCCCGTAAAGGTAAGTTTAAGGTCTACATTGGTATGAGTGCTGGCGTAGGCAAAACTTTTCGTATGCTACAGGAAGCTCATACGCTGTTAAAAAATGGAATTGATGTAAAAATCGGATATATAGAAACGCATAATCGTAAGGAAACGCATGAATTGCTGGATGGTTTACCTGTGATTCCGCGTCGTTCTATTTTTTATAAAGGAAAGCAACTGGAAGAAATGGATGTGCAGGCTATAATTAACCTGCGACCTGAGGTGGTTATTGTAGATGAACTAGCGCATACAAACATTGAAGGAAGTAAGAATGAAAAACGCTGGCAAGATGTTCTTGAGATTTTAGAATCTGGAATAAATGTAATTTCGGCAGTTAACATTCAGCATATCGAGAGTTTAAATCAAGATGTAAAACGCATTACAAATGTAGATGTTAAAGAACGTATTCCGGATAATGTATTACGATTGGCAGATGAGGTTGTAAATATCGATTTGACATCGGAGGATTTAATTGACAGATTGAAGGAAGGGAAAATTTATACTGCTGATAAAATTCAGACGGCATTGAATAATTTTTTTAAGTCTGATCAGATCTTGCAGTTACGAGAATTGGCTCTAAAAGAAGTTGCAAGTCAGGTAGTGCGAAAAGTAGAAAATGAGGTGCCTAAAACGCAAGCGTTGCGACATGAAAAATTATTGGCTTGTATAAGCAGTAATGAAAAAACAGCAAAGAATATTATTAGAAAAACAGCTCGATTGGCTAGTTATTATAATAGTGACTGGTATGTATTGTATGTTCAATTACCAAAGGAAAGTAGTGATAAAATTGCTCTTGATAAGCAACGTCATTTAATTAATAATTTTAAATTAGCTACAGAACTCGGTGCTGAGGTAATTAAAATAGAAGGTACTAATATTACCAATACAATACTTACTATTGTAGAACAAAAACAAATTACAACTGTTTGTATCGGGAAACCCCATTTTAACTTATTTAAAGTAATTTTGTCAACTTCGATTTTTAGACGATTATTAAATCGCCTTTCTTTATCGAATGTTGACCTTGTTGTTTTATCTTAA
- a CDS encoding porin, which produces MKKIILTALIAFGYTTVNAQEESKSPFTFTGYIDTYYSYDFGKPDNHTRPGFLYNYNKHNEVNLNLGLAKVNYAKDNVRGNFALMAGTYAEYNLAAEQGLLKNVYEANVGVKISQEHNLWIDAGIMPSHIGFESAIGKDCMTLTRSILAENSPYYEAGVKLGYTSKSEKWYLAVMYLNGWQRIQKVEGNQTPAFGSQVTYKPNSGVTLNWSTYVGNEYPDVDRKWRYFNDFFGQFRVSEKVNLIAGFDIGAQQATNGSSNYDIWYTPIVMAQYKPTNKIQLAARGEYYQDKKGVIIATGTPNGFKTYGFSANFDYLATENVIFRLEARTLNSKDNIFLKNNNPTDSNVFITTSLAISL; this is translated from the coding sequence ATGAAAAAAATAATACTTACAGCTTTAATAGCTTTCGGATACACAACAGTTAATGCTCAAGAAGAATCTAAAAGTCCGTTTACTTTTACGGGCTATATAGATACTTATTATAGTTATGATTTTGGGAAACCAGATAATCATACTCGTCCAGGTTTTCTTTATAATTATAACAAGCATAATGAGGTAAACCTGAATTTAGGTTTGGCAAAAGTGAATTATGCTAAAGATAATGTTCGAGGGAATTTTGCTCTTATGGCTGGAACTTATGCTGAGTATAATTTGGCCGCCGAGCAAGGTTTATTAAAAAATGTATATGAGGCTAATGTGGGAGTGAAAATTTCGCAAGAACATAACCTTTGGATTGATGCGGGAATTATGCCTTCGCACATTGGTTTTGAAAGTGCAATAGGAAAGGATTGTATGACTTTGACCAGAAGTATCCTGGCTGAAAATTCTCCGTATTATGAAGCGGGTGTGAAATTAGGATATACATCTAAGAGCGAAAAATGGTATTTGGCAGTTATGTATTTAAATGGATGGCAGCGCATTCAGAAGGTTGAAGGGAATCAGACTCCTGCCTTTGGATCACAGGTTACTTATAAACCAAATTCAGGAGTTACATTAAACTGGAGTACTTATGTTGGGAATGAGTATCCTGATGTGGATAGAAAATGGAGGTATTTTAATGATTTCTTCGGACAGTTTAGAGTGTCTGAAAAAGTAAATTTAATTGCTGGTTTTGATATCGGTGCGCAACAAGCTACAAACGGTAGTTCGAATTATGATATTTGGTACACTCCAATTGTTATGGCGCAGTATAAACCAACTAATAAAATTCAGTTAGCGGCTCGAGGCGAATATTACCAAGATAAAAAAGGTGTTATTATAGCTACTGGAACTCCAAATGGTTTTAAAACATACGGTTTCTCAGCCAATTTTGATTATTTGGCTACAGAAAATGTGATATTTAGATTAGAAGCACGAACTTTGAATAGTAAAGACAATATCTTTTTGAAAAATAATAATCCAACAGATAGTAACGTGTTCATAACGACTTCTTTGGCAATTTCTCTTTAA
- a CDS encoding K(+)-transporting ATPase subunit C, with product MKNIFSILKLTLLTIVLFAVIYPLAIYGIAQFAPNQGKGETISVNGKVVGYQKIGQKFDKPNYFWGRPSAVDYNAAGSGGSNKGPSNVDYLAVVQKRIDTFLIVHPYLKKSEIPADMVTASGSGLDPNISPQGALVQVKRVAKERKLDEDKVKALVESKISTPKFAGTAMVNVLELNIALDELSKKGS from the coding sequence ATGAAAAATATATTTTCAATATTAAAATTGACTTTGCTTACGATTGTTTTGTTTGCGGTTATTTATCCTTTGGCAATTTATGGTATTGCGCAGTTTGCGCCTAACCAAGGTAAGGGAGAAACAATTTCGGTTAATGGTAAAGTAGTAGGATATCAAAAAATAGGTCAAAAATTTGACAAGCCTAATTATTTTTGGGGTCGTCCTTCGGCAGTAGATTATAACGCTGCGGGTAGTGGAGGAAGTAATAAAGGACCAAGCAATGTTGATTACTTAGCAGTGGTTCAAAAAAGAATTGATACTTTCTTAATCGTTCATCCTTATTTAAAAAAATCCGAAATTCCTGCCGATATGGTTACTGCTTCGGGTAGTGGTTTAGATCCGAATATTTCACCACAAGGTGCTTTGGTTCAGGTGAAACGTGTTGCCAAAGAAAGAAAATTAGATGAAGATAAAGTTAAAGCTTTGGTTGAATCTAAAATCAGTACTCCAAAGTTTGCAGGTACTGCAATGGTGAATGTTTTAGAATTGAATATTGCTCTTGACGAACTTTCTAAAAAAGGATCTTAG